The DNA window ggcagggggtgacTCCAGCTGGACCGACAGTGAGGTGGACTCGTCCTGTGCCGGGCAACCCATTCACCTCTGGCAGTTCctcaaggagctgctgctgaaacccCACAACTACGGGCGCTTCATCCGCTGGCTCAACAAGGACAAAGGTGTGGGGGGGGATGCTCGGAGGCCCCGGGGTGGGCACTGGAGGGgtggggagcaggcagggctgcaacCAACCCCCgtgccccgctcccctcccaGGCATCTTCAAGATCGAGGACTCGGCGCAGGTGGCCCGGCTGTGGGGCATCCGCAAGAACCGCCCGGCCATGAACTACGACAAGCTGAGCCGCTCCATCCGGCAGTACTACAAGAAAGGGATCATCCGCAAACCCGACATCTCCCAGCGCCTCGTCTACCAGTTCGTGCACCCGGTGTGAGCGGGACAGGCTGAGCCCCGGGAGGGACAGGGcacctccctgcctccctctgcccccagccacGGAAACCCTCTGCCAGCACTAAGGACCTCGGCTGGGGTGCGAGAGGCCCCCCGGCCCCAGGACCTGCTGGACACAGACCCAGAGACCCCCCACTCCCCAGCTGAGGGACCACCCCCATGCCCTGGTGGGGGGCaagggctgtgcagagccctcgtctccctgggcagtcccaCGGGAAGGGTGGGCGCGGTGGCTGGGCTtgtccccctcctctcctccccccgGGTGCTGCCTGCGGGTGGCTTCGCCCCAGCCATTGTTCGGGGAGGACAAAGCCTGGGCATGAGCTGGGACAATGGAACCCGCAGGGACAGGGCACCCTCAGGGACAGGACCACCTGCCCCTGCCCGTGGTGGGGCCGCTGGCCAGACCCaatccaggcaggagcagcctggcacCGCCTGCCATGGGAACTGTGCCCCTGGAGACCCCGGGCATCCCCTCGGGACAGGTGCACCCCCTTCGCTTTCCACTCCAGGACACACTTGGCTTCCCCCCTctgcagggatttggggctgAAAACGGGAGTTTTTCAAGGACCAACTGTAAATGtgggtgtggggctgtgcacaGTGGGGGTCCCCTGAGCTGGGTCCTCCACCTTTGGGCATGTGCCCACCAGAGCCCTCCTAAGATCCCAGGTCCtgtgccctggcacagagctTTTCCCTTGATTTGGATTTTGTCTGGACTACCTGGTTCTGTAGTTTGTGAAAAGGGAGATGGCAGTTTGCTGTTTCCCTCTGGACAGTAAATCCGGATTGTGACCCGCTGAGGCTGGACTGGGACAGAGAACTGGGGGTTGCTTCACCTGTGCCTTGCACCACAGTCAGAGTTACCTGGAGATGTTGATCTTTTATATtataggtttttttatttgtttatttactttttggttttggctggcGGCGAATTGTGGTTTAGGTTCAAATGCTGAGGGGTGGCCCGTGCTCCTGGGGATGCTTTGTGGGAGCTTAAGAGGAAAAACACCTGGTTCttggtattttgtttttaccttagaagagctgcctgtgccGGCTCCTGTCTTTCCCTCTGTTCCACCTGCTCCGTGCTGCTCACACACTCTGCGTGTGGgtcctgctccccatcccagctggagggatggagggcagccagagggaggagaggagcaggggaaggaggaaaactgCCTTGGCCTCTGGAAAAGGGgatgaaaaaacaaataatggggggagaaaaaaaagcaaaatgtgtcTTGTGATTTGCTCTGTGTGACCGACACGCCTGCAGCCAGTGCAGGGGCACCAggagggtgggctgggggtgctggtgtcCCAGATCTGGTGGTGCCCCAGatctccaggtccctctggtGACCCCTCCAGGTGCTCTGCCAGGGTGGGGGAGGGCAGGTGGTGGCATCAActtgctgtgccagggctttCCCAGCCTCGGGGGAGTGCTGGGtcagggctggtgctgggaaTGGCCCCAAAACCTAACGAGCCCCCCAGGGGCTTCCCAAGGCTTTGTCTGGGAGGGGCACAGGAGTCCCCAAAGGCAGTGgctcttcccccctcccaaaGCCCCCAAGGACCCCAGCAATGCATCCGAGCCCCCAcccctctgcagcccagagcCTTGGGGGGGAGTCACTACCTGGGGGTGCAGTGGCTGTGACTGtgctctctgggctgcagggggtctGTAgccccccagcctcccccacGGGGGGCACACGGCGGCAAAGGAGACCCCAGAGCCAAGGACGCAGACAGAGCTCGGttattttctcttgctgctttttgttgttgtatcCACTGAAATACAATCAcgatatatatatatattatatatatacttcTTAAATTACACAATCGATGTACAAAAACCGGGGTGCATTGCTGAGACAGGTGGTTGGTTGGGTCTTTTCTgactttgtgttttttttctggtaccTGGCAGGGGCCGGGCGGCTCCCGCCCACCATGCCCAGCACACGGTGCTTCCACGAGAACACTGGATCCCTGGGGCCAAAAAGTTCACGAACCAAAGGAGGGGGCGGGACAGGAGCGGGAGGAGCGTGCAGGAAGCTGATGGCATCGATGCTGCTAAGGGTGAtggtatggaaaaaaatgagaggtGATCTGTAGGGAAGAGCTCAGGGTGACAAATGCACCCGAGGCAGAGGGGTGGGGTGGCCGTGCTGGGGGCAGCACCCgtgggcactgcagggctgctgcccacactgtgaccactggcagagcccaggggaggggggcagagCCCCTTGGGGACAAGCAAAGGGCAAAGCCTGTGGCCATTCCCCTGCCTTGGCGTGCCTTGTTCTCGGCCGTCTTCACCAGACAGCTGCTCTGCCCGGGCTGGatctgctgcctgtgccaagccctcctcctcctcctcctcctcctcctcttccttctcttcctcctcctccttctcttcttcttcctcctccaccggctgcagctgctgctggtgtccTGCAAAGCTGGATGATGCTCATCCCCCCTCCCtcatctgctcctgcctctcttCAGGAAGGGGATGGATGGAGACCATCCCCAGCCATGTCCAAGCCAGTCCTCACTATCCCAGGCTGGGCGTGAAGgtgcttccagcagcactgggctgtggTGAGTCCTTCTCTAGACAGCACAGGATTTTGGGGCCATCTCACCTGGATCTGGTGTGTGCTGGATACCTGCCCTCCTGAAGGGtggtgctgctccctgcagcacaggccAGGCATCAGCTCgggaagaggaggaagctgAGGAGATGCCATCAAGCTCCAAGGTGGAGCTGGTCCCACCTCACCTGGGCATCTCAAGGATGGCCGTGGGGCTGAAGGGGAGCAGTCATCCCCTTCCTCGGGGTGGGAGGATGAACTGGGGAGAACAtggaaacaccaaaaaaaaaaaccggaGTCAGACTCCAATCCCTCTCAGTTTTCTGGGATGAATTTGGTTGGTTCCAGGAGCTTCGGCGCCGTGCATTTCAGAACAGTTCCAGCCAATCAGAAGGTGGCTCATGATTTCAGTATCTttaaaaaccaaccaatcaGGAGCTCTCACTGGTTGGGCTTTAAGATCTTGAGGTATCGGCTTTTCGCTcggaaaaaaaatcaactaacGTAGACGAACGGACAACGTCATCTTTCGCTTCACGTTATCTTAGAAGAAAGCGACTATGCAAAATACTCTTCGGAGacaactcttaaaaaaataaaagcttggtCGGAAAATATGTCTGAATCTCTAAGTATGAGGAGTGGAGGACCAGACGGCAGAATGGCTGGTTGGCTGGTGGAGAGATGGAGACAACGGAGGGTGGATTTATCTGCTGATGGTGACGAGGAGCACACCACAAGACTTAGATTGCCTCCACGTAGTTGGCGGGGTAGAGCCCTAACTGCCCGTTGTCCAAGCGCCCTTTGCACCATCCCTGCTCGTCTTCCTCACCGAGTTTGGTTAGTTCATCACCTGGAGAGAAAGGTGGAAGGCAAGAGCTCGTTGCAGGTGCTGGAGATTCTCCTACCCAGTTTCTCCCcgggatggagctgctgggggttTCTAGGACTGATCCTGAGCACGTTGGTTTGGAGGGCAGAAAAGCAAAGGGTGACCCATGAGACCTCACGTGCCCTGTCCCACCATCACTCCAGTCCCCCCCGCTCTGGGCTtagcttctgctttttcctttctgacagATCAACTCTTTAAAGGGCTGGGCTAACTCAGGAATTATTTGAGGGATTTCACACCAAAATGTGGGGgacccacagctccagcagacGATGGAGTGTACCTGCTTTGAAGCTGAGCTCGTCCTGCTCCTGCCCGTCGTAGTCGTACAGAGCCCGCACCCGCACGCCCTTCCCCGCCGCCTCCTCGTCGAAGGGGTTGGTGCCGCCGTTGGCCTCGCTGGTGTTGAAGGAGTTGCTGCCCTCGTCATCGGACCACTCGGCGCTGTAGGTCTGCCCGCGGTCGTGGCTGCTCACGCTGggtgagggggaggaggtggctgtCACTGAGGACTCCCCGCACCCCCCAACACTGGCAGTGCCCGCACGAGCAGTGCTGTGCCTCTCCCACGGCACCTCCTCTCCACGCTGCCCTCACCTCCCACGCTCGCCCGCCAGAGCCCCCGACTCGCTGGCGCTGCTGGCGTTGGTCAGGGTCACCCCCTCGCccttcttctgcttctccttccgCGTTATCGTGTGTGTCAGGTCTGGGTTCCACTCCTGCAACCACAGAGCAACTGGCCCCTCAGCACTCACCCGgcccccagggctcccagcacccagctggGGTGCCCAGCCTCACCTCAAACTGGGGCCAGTTCATGGGCATCCCGGGGCCACTGGTGCTGCGGAACCACCGCAGATCCTCCTGCGCGTCCGAGAGGCGGATGGTCTGCTCCAGCTCCCGGTACACGTTGGCGTAGCTGCAGGGAGAGACGGGGTCAgtgggctgtgggagctggggctgtgtcaCCTCCTCCGAGGCACTGGGAGGCACCAGACTTCCACACAGCCTCCAGCCACTCTGGTACCTTTTGGTGACCATTGTGTTTGCCAGAAACCCCCTCCCTACCTGCTGCTCTCGGCCAGGTTCAGGTGCCTCTTGATGTCCAGGAGCATTTCCTTGAGAAAGTTGAGTCTCTTCTCCTCAAACTGCTGGCACTGCTCGAAGACCTGCTCCATGCTCTCGATGTACTGTGGAGTGCACTTGTTCAGCTCGTCCAGCACCTTCTCGTACTTCTCTTGGGTCTGCAAAGGTGTAGGAGGGACCTCATTTGTACCTTGAGCACCCCAGAGGTCATTTCTGGATGCTGAGAGATCTGTTTGGGGGTCACCAGGCTGGGGAGCCCAGATTGACCCCAGAGCCTCTGTGAGTAGAATCAGCCCCAGTAAGAGGGATAAATCCCTGTCCTGCTCACACTCCCCTGGGGACTGCTTGCAAGTCCTCACCCTTCTACAGGAGCAAAGGGATGGGAAAATGGGAATGGATGGTGGACAAAGGGGGGTGGTGGCCATTTCCACTGATATCCTCTGCTTGATGCCTCgtgagcccagggcagggcagtggcTCACACCTTTTGTACGTCTTGCTTGCACTTTTCCACTTTGTCCTGGAGCttcttctgctgctctggggtgtTGGACTGATCCGCCTTGCTGTTGGCTTCCCGGGTCATTGCCAGCTTCTCCTCCTTGCATGCCAGGTGATAGGCTTTCTTGGCTGTCTCCAgctgtggggaggagagggaagggacaTCAGAGAAGCAGTCACAGCCCCCTGtccatccctctgcctgcaCGGAGGTGCCACCCGTGTCTCCCAGCCTGGACCAGGCAcacagagccagagctgggagaCGCAGGGATGCCCTGGGACACTCTGTGCTTCTCTCACCTCCTTGAGCTTCTTGGCCCAGGGCTTCTGGGCTTTCCGGAAGCCATCCTCAGCCTCCTTGGCTTCCTTGAAGCCCCCCATGATCTGCTTGTGGTAGGCATCCTTCTGCCAGTTCTTGACCTTCTCGAAGTCGTCGTTCAGCAGGCTGTTCTTCACCTCCTGGTGCAGCTCACTCACCTTGTCTGCCTCTGTCATGATGGCTGCCCAcgccttctccaggctgccaTACTGGGGACCTGGGGGCcgaggggacactgggggtcACTCCACAGCCCTCACCCCTCCACCCCTGCCAGGGGAAGCTGGGATGGTGCACGGGCACCCAGGTGTCTGGAGGGACCTTCTCCCTGGGGAAGCCATGGTACCTTTCTCGATGAGCTGCCTCCACCTCTTGGACCAGTCAGTGAGCTGCTGGGCGTAGGACTTCTCGATCTTGGCCCGCTCGTGCACACAGTTCATGAGGTCGTTGCAGAGCCGGTGTCCATCGTCGATCCGCTTCACCGTGCGCTTGTAGTTCCCCacctgggaaagggaggggacaggcaggtgtGGGAGCTGTGGCCGGGCTgcctggctcagccccagctggcCTGGCCTGGGGATGGAGGAAGCACCAGGCAAtttggggggtgtggggagggtgCTTTGGTTTGGGGCTGCTCAAACCCAGCTCCTTCCAGTCCCCTTTGTCGCTTTGTGCCTGTTGGGGACAGCCAAGGTTGAGAcctctggcagagcagggatgctctcaggcagggaggggagggcatccctgtcccccccagccccaggggaaCCTGGGGTGCAGCCACAGTGGTGCCAGGGCTCCATGGGAGGAGAGGGTGGCCAGGACTCACCTCCCAAAAGCTGTCGGTTGtttcttctgcagctgctgccgACTCGTCGTAGGAACCCGACATGGCTCCTGGTGTTGTCTTGGGTGTCAGAGCGGGCACTGGGTGGCTCCTGGGCAAACACCAGCCTCATGCactgaggggagaggagaggggagtcATGGAGATGAGCAGGGGACCCCCATCCTTCCTGCCAGTTGCACAGCCAGACACGCATCCAGCTGCAGGGGATGGGCATGGGGACGGTGCCCACTCTAGCTCTGGACCCACAGACTCCTCCAGTGCCCACTACCCACTTGGTGACATCCAAACCccctggagctggctgtgccCGCAGGGAATCACGGGGAGCAGCACGGTGGGTGCTCACCGGCCAGGGCCTGGCTCAGCACCACGTCCCTGGGAGCCACTGGGTgaggggctgtggcagggccagggggaTGTGCCACCCAAGAAATTCTCGTCCTGATATTCCACCCTAATCCATCCTGATCTTCAGAAAAACGGCATCCCCGGAGCATCACGTGGCCCAGCTGCACAGCTTAACCCTTTGCCACTCTGCCaagagctgggagggggtgggggctgggggtggcatCGCATGGGGTGGAGGGGACACCGTGGTGGCCATGAGCATCCTCATCATCCCCATCCTGACCCAGATTCGGACAGTGCTCCCACAGGAAAGCACTGAGTCTGTCCTGCATGGCATCTGCCACTGGAATGGGAACAAAGTGGCCACGAACAGCCCAAAtttccctctgccctgtccccaAAAGGCCTGCGAGAGGAGGATGTGTCTGAGATCCCCACACaccatcccttccctggggcAGTGGAGTGGGCAGAGGGGGGCCCCGTTGCCTGTGCCCTACCCCACACCAGTCAGAGGGCGATGGGGTGGGAGGACAGTGCTGGGGGGCAGGTCCCGTGGGGAGCAGTGGTGGGTGTCCACACTGTCCAGCTGTGCACACAGCTGGCCCCAAGGCACCCTCGGGCTGGGACAGGGCACGGACCCAGGAGGATGGGGGCCCGAAACAGTTACTGGAGCGCAGCACAGGGCTCGCTGTGCTGGAACTAACAGGGCCTGGCAGGGATTTAGTGATATAACCAGGGAGGCACCAATCCCCGCCGCCCTCCCcagacagttaaaaataaacgCGTGACTGTCCCCGCTCAGCCGCCGAGATGCAGATGGATGGGGGGCCGCAGCGTCCCCCCGCAGCCGGCAGCTCATGGCACCCACACCTGCCTGGCACCCACGGCACTGCCACCATGCCTGCCTGGCACCTATGGCACTgccactgctcctgcctggcacccACAGAATTGCCACTGTGCCTGCCTGGCACCCACGGTACTGCCACCACGCCTGCCTCGCACCTACGGCTCTGCCAatgctcctgcctggcacccatggcactgccactgctcctgcctggcacccACAGAACTgccactgctcctgcctggcacccATGGCACCGTCACTGCCCTCCCCACCCAAGCCCCCACGGGCTGCCCCAGTGCACCTGCAGTGGTGGCACAGCCCACAGGGACCCCGCAGGGTGCTGCATGTGCCGTCCCCCCGCAGGCCGTGGGCACGgtgcagtgcccagcactggggcTCTGCTTGTGCTCCTGGTCTCTGGCTCTGGGTTTTGCTGCAGAGGCCGTGCTGGCACAGCAAGGGCACGCTCAGCATGACAGACCCAGTTGCCCGGGGCCGGGATgggaccccagggctggagcacgCCCATGGCTGGGGTACCCCAGGGCCCAGGGGCACACGTGTGGCCCCCGCTGCCCCCTGGCCGCCGATGCCGTGGGGCACTGCGGACGTGGCTGCCGCAGCTCCCCCTCCGAGCCACTACCTGGTCCGAGCCGCAGCCAGGGGGTTATTTTTGGCTCTGCATCACTTCCCAGCTAACGCTGCCTCCTCGTTGCCACTCTCCCCCACGCGCGACCATCCTCGTGCACCCACGCACGTGCCTGTGCCCCCACCATGCCGGGCCTGTGAAGCACgtgccagcccctgccagcccctgccagccccccgCCAGCCTCTGgccctgctggcacagcccatcACCTCACATCAGGGCGGCTGGCAGTGATGCCTGGCGCCTGCAGAGCCAGCGGCTGAGCCATGGCATGGagagctgccagccccagccacGCGCTGCCGCCTGGGTACCCTCAGCCCGGGGGCTCCGCTGCAGCCCCAcatttccacagagctgctggggagaaGCCACAGAGCGTCTGGCATCGAGTGACAGCAGAGTTTGTCCCGGCTCCTGCCCCGGGTGCCCTTGggcttctcctgcagcagccacctccctgctcatcCCTCCTG is part of the Chiroxiphia lanceolata isolate bChiLan1 chromosome 25, bChiLan1.pri, whole genome shotgun sequence genome and encodes:
- the PACSIN1 gene encoding protein kinase C and casein kinase substrate in neurons protein 1; this translates as MSGSYDESAAAAEETTDSFWEVGNYKRTVKRIDDGHRLCNDLMNCVHERAKIEKSYAQQLTDWSKRWRQLIEKGPQYGSLEKAWAAIMTEADKVSELHQEVKNSLLNDDFEKVKNWQKDAYHKQIMGGFKEAKEAEDGFRKAQKPWAKKLKELETAKKAYHLACKEEKLAMTREANSKADQSNTPEQQKKLQDKVEKCKQDVQKTQEKYEKVLDELNKCTPQYIESMEQVFEQCQQFEEKRLNFLKEMLLDIKRHLNLAESSSYANVYRELEQTIRLSDAQEDLRWFRSTSGPGMPMNWPQFEEWNPDLTHTITRKEKQKKGEGVTLTNASSASESGALAGERGSVSSHDRGQTYSAEWSDDEGSNSFNTSEANGGTNPFDEEAAGKGVRVRALYDYDGQEQDELSFKAGDELTKLGEEDEQGWCKGRLDNGQLGLYPANYVEAI